The nucleotide window GTGACTTCAGGACCAGGCAGCCCGGATCTCGTCCATCGCCGCCTCGAACGTCCGTGACGGTCGGACGCCGAAGACCTCGGGCAGCCGGCCGGTCGCGTACGAACCGCGCCACGGTGCGGCGTCGCTCACCGCGGCGGTGGCCGGAGCCTCCGGCAGGAACTCGCGCAGCGCGGCCAGGTACGCACCGAAGGTCGTGTGGCCGCCGACGACGTTGACGGTCGCCTGCGCGTCGTGGTCGAGCGCGACGAGAACCGCCTCGACCAGGTCGTCGACGTGCACCCACCCGAAGGTCGTCTCGGGTGGGACCGCGTGCATCTCGCCGTCGCGGTACCGCTGCGGCATCCGGGTACCCCAGGTCGACGTGGGCCCGGCGCCCAGCACGGCGGGCGGCCGCAGGACCGCCACCGACAGACCCTGGGTGCGCCCCCGGTCCACCTCGGCCTCGGCTTCGGCCTTGGTGAGCGCGTACGGAGCTGCCGCACTGCTCGTCTTCGCTGCCTCGGTTTCCGCGACCGCCAGCGGTGCGTCCTCGGCGACCTCCGCGTCCCCGACCGCCTGCAGGTCGTAGACCGACGTGGTGGAGATGTGCACGAAGCGGCCGACCGCCGCGGTCCGCGCGGCCGCGACCAGCGACCGGGTGCCCAGCGTGTTGACCGCCCGCGCGGTGTCGAGGTCGGGGCCGGCAACGGCGGCGGCGTGCACGATGCCGTCCGCGCCCTGCATCGCCGCCCCCAGCCCGTCGGCGTCG belongs to Egicoccus sp. AB-alg6-2 and includes:
- a CDS encoding NAD-dependent epimerase/dehydratase family protein, yielding MARVVVTGATGFVGGRVAGALRRRGDEVVALVRTPSDELAGLGVEQPVVALDDADGLGAAMQGADGIVHAAAVAGPDLDTARAVNTLGTRSLVAAARTAAVGRFVHISTTSVYDLQAVGDAEVAEDAPLAVAETEAAKTSSAAAPYALTKAEAEAEVDRGRTQGLSVAVLRPPAVLGAGPTSTWGTRMPQRYRDGEMHAVPPETTFGWVHVDDLVEAVLVALDHDAQATVNVVGGHTTFGAYLAALREFLPEAPATAAVSDAAPWRGSYATGRLPEVFGVRPSRTFEAAMDEIRAAWS